One genomic window of Camelina sativa cultivar DH55 chromosome 5, Cs, whole genome shotgun sequence includes the following:
- the LOC104785915 gene encoding beta-fructofuranosidase, insoluble isoenzyme CWINV4-like codes for MGVSNIVFVLLLLVFINLSNNNIKRIDAFHQIYEELQSESVKSVNHLHRPGFHFQPPKNWINDPNGPVYYKGLYHLFYQYNTKGAVWGNIIWAHSVSKDLVNWEALEPAIHPSKWFDIGGTWSGSITIVPGKGPVMLYTGVNQNGTQMQNYAIPDDPSDPYLRKWIKPDDNPIAMPDYTMNGSAFRDPTTAWFSKDGHWRTVVGSRRKHRGIAYIYRSRDFKHWVKAKHPIHSKQSTGMWECPDFFPVSITDFENGLDLDYTGANTKHVLKVSLDVTRYEYYTLGKYDLKKDRYIPDGNTPDGWDGLRFDYGNFYASKTFFDYKKNRRVLWGWANESDTVQDDIMKGWAGIQLIPRTVLLDSNKKQLVFWPAEEIESLRGNYIRMNNHNIKMGQRIEVKGITPAQADVEVTFYVGSLEKAEIFDPRFTLKPFELCKIKGSDVTGGVGPFGLITLATPDLEEHTPVFFRVFKDTTTHKPKVLMCSDARPSSLKQDQGPLAKDRMYKPSFAGFVDVDMADGRISLRSLIDHSVVESFGALGKTVITSRVYPVKAVQQNAHLYVFNNGTQSVTIESLNAWNMQRPLQMN; via the exons ATGGGTGtttcaaatattgtttttgtcttGTTATTGCTTGTATTTATCAATTTAAGCAATAATAACATCAAACGAATTGACGCATTTCATCAGATTTACGAAGAACTGCAATCTGAATCAGTCAAGTCAGTAAATCATCTCCATAGACCTGGTTTTCACTTTCAACCTCCAAAGAATTGGATTAACG ATCCAAATG GTCCAGTATACTACAAAGGTTTGTACCACCTCTTCTACCAATATAACACCAAAGGTGCAGTTTGGGGTAATATCATATGGGCACATTCGGTTTCTAAGGACTTGGTTAATTGGGAGGCTCTTGAACCGGCCATTCATCCTTCAAAATGGTTCGACATAGGAGGTACATGGTCTGGCTCAATAACCATCGTACCGGGAAAAGGACCGGTCATGCTCTATACCGGTGTTAATCAGAACGGAACGCAGATGCAAAACTACGCAATCCCGGATGACCCATCAGACCCATACCTTAGGAAATGGATTAAACCGGACGATAACCCCATCGCCATGCCAGACTATACCATGAACGGTTCAGCATTCCGTGACCCAACCACGGCTTGGTTCTCTAAAGACGGGCATTGGAGAACCGTCGTGGGAtcaagaagaaaacatagaGGAATAGCTTATATCTATAGAAGCCGAGACTTCAAGCATTGGGTCAAAGCTAAGCACCCTATTCACTCCAAACAATCAACCGGTATGTGGGAATGTCCTGATTTCTTCCCGGTTTCCATAACCGATTTCGAAAACGGTTTGGACTTGGATTACACCGGTGCAAACACCAAGCATGTGTTAAAGGTTAGCTTGGACGTAACCCGGTACGAGTACTACACGCTTGGTAAATACGATCTTAAGAAGGACCGGTACATACCAGACGGTAATACTCCTGATGGTTGGGACGGTTTAAGATTCGATTACGGTAATTTCTACGCATCTAAGACGTTCTTTGACTACAAAAAGAACAGAAGAGTCTTGTGGGGTTGGGCTAATGAATCAGACACCGTCCAAGATGATATTATGAAGGGTTGGGCTGGTATTCAG TTAATTCCAAGAACGGTGCTTCTTGACTCAAACAAGAAGCAATTAGTGTTTTGGCCTGCTGAAGAGATAGAATCATTGAGAGGTAATTACATTCGAATGAACAACCATAACATCAAGATGGGCCAACGCATAGAAGTCAAAGGGATCACTCCTGCTCAGGCTGATGTGGAAGTGACCTTCTACGTTGGAAGTTTAGAGAAAGCTGAGATATTCGACCCGAGGTTCACGCTCAAACCGTTTGAGTTGTGTAAGATAAAAGGCTCAGACGTGACAGGTGGTGTAGGACCTTTTGGTCTGATCACATTAGCAACTCCTGATTTGGAAGAGCACACTCCTGTCTTCTTTAGGGTCTTCAAAGACACTACAACTCATAAGCCTAAAGTTCTCATGTGCTCTGATGCTAGACC TTCGTCGTTAAAGCAAGACCAGGGTCCGCTCGCAAAGGATAGGATGTATAAACCATCGTTTGCTGGTTTTGTGGATGTTGACATGGCTGATGGAAGGATCTCACTTAGGAGTTTG ATTGATCATTCGGTAGTAGAGAGTTTTGGAGCTCTAGGAAAGACAGTGATAACGTCAAGAGTGTATCCAGTGAAAGCAGTACAACAGAATGCACATTTGTATGTGTTTAACAATGGGACTCAGAGTGTTACCATAGAGAGTCTCAATGCTTGGAACATGCAACGTCCTCTGCAGATGAATTAA
- the LOC104785916 gene encoding probable calcium-binding protein CML32 encodes MSVAQIFDRVDKNKDGKISWDEFAEAIRVFSPEITSEEIDKMFRVVDTDGDNQIDELEFASCLMLNGEGEEEDEEVHLKEAFDMYDKDRDGKISASEIHMVLKRLGEKITMEECVGMVRAVDKNGDGFVDFEEFKIMMTSNKGSF; translated from the coding sequence ATGTCCGTGGCACAAATCTTCGACAGAGTTGACAAGAACAAGGACGGGAAAATTTCATGGGATGAATTCGCCGAGGCTATTCGCGTTTTCTCACCAGAAATAACGTCCGAAGAAATTGATAAGATGTTCAGGGTGGTTGACACTGACGGTGACAACCAAATCGACGAGTTGGAGTTTGCTTCCTGCTTGATGCTTAACggggaaggagaagaggaggatgaagaagttCATCTGAAAGAAGCTTTCGATATGTATGATAAGGATCGTGATGGAAAGATATCAGCAAGTGAGATTCATATGGTATTGAAGCGTCTTGGAGAGAAGATAACAATGGAGGAATGCGTTGGAATGGTTCGAGCCGTTGATAAAAACGGCGATGGTTTTGTGGACTTTGAAGAGTTTAAGATTATGATGACTTCTAACAAGGGATCATTctga